One region of Solanum pennellii chromosome 6, SPENNV200 genomic DNA includes:
- the LOC107023928 gene encoding premnaspirodiene oxygenase-like: MEMFDSSLSNLVLLLLFLSSLILILGKKWRKLQNRNEKQIRLPPGPWRLPLIGNLHHLIGGGLPHHIFRKLSQKYGPLMYLQLGEIPTVVISSTSIAKEILRTHDHAFAARPQTTSTDIIFYNCIDIAFSPYGDYWRQMRKICTLELFSTKMIKLFSAIRDDELTSLISSIRSMNGSSVNMTEKIFLFTNRIICRSAFGKVCKDRGEFLTTLKEVLLLAAGFFMADLYPSWKLLHNLRGEKTRMMNAHKKVDALMEEILNEHIKTKAVGKKGNGEFGGEDLVDVLLRVKENAELQCPITNDHIKAVIFDVFLGGTGSSSSTIIWALSEMIKNPNVMIKAQSEVRRVFKGKQSFTEEDVENLTYLKLVIKETLRIHTPAPLLGSRECREQTVIDGYTIPLKARVLVNAWALARDPESWDDPENFIPERFENSSIDFMGNHFEYIPFGSGRRVCPGLLLGFANVLHPLAQLLYHFEWQLPNGTKPKDLDMTETHGLTAEKKENLYLIAINYKNIEDF; the protein is encoded by the exons ATGGAGATGTTTGACTCTTCCCTTTCCAATTTAGTTTTATTGCTTCTCTTTTTGTCCTCCCTCATTCTTatacttggaaaaaaatggagaaaattacAAAATCGAAACGAAAAACAAATTAGGTTACCTCCAGGTCCATGGAGACTTCCTCTCATTGGAAATCTTCATCACTTAATCGGAGGAGGGTTGCCACatcatatttttagaaaattatctcaaaaataTGGACCTCTTATGTACTTACAACTCGGAGAAATTCCTACCGTGGTCATATCATCAACTTCTATCGCAAAAGAAATTCTAAGAACTCATGATCACGCCTTTGCTGCAAGGCCACAAACTACATCCACAGACATCATATTTTACAATTGTATAGACATTGCATTTAGTCCATATGGTGACTACTGGAGACAGATGCGTAAAATTTGTACTTTAGAACTTTTTAGTACAAAAATGATAAAGTTATTTAGTGCAATTCGAGATGATGAGCTTACGAGTCTCATTTCATCGATTCGTTCCATGAATGGTTCTTCAGTAAACATGACTGAAAAGATTTTCCTGTTTACTAATCGTATCATTTGTAGATCAGCTTTTGGAAAAGTATGCAAAGATCGAGGCGAGTTCTTAACAACTTTGAAGGAAGTATTGTTATTAGCAGCAGGGTTTTTTATGGCTGATTTGTATCCTTCATGGAAGTTACTTCACAACCTAAGAGGTGAGAAAACTAGAATGATGAACGCGCATAAGAAGGTTGATGCACTTATGGAGGAGATTCTGAATGAACATATCAAAACTAAAGCAGTTGGGAAGAAGGGAAATGGTGAGTTTGGAGGCGAAGATTTGGTTGATGTTTTGCTTAGGGTTAAAGAGAACGCCGAACTTCAATGTCCAATCACAAATGACCATATTAAAGCTGTGATTTTT GACGTATTCTTAGGAGGAACCGGATCTTCATCTTCAACTATTATTTGGGCGTTATCAGAAATGATAAAGAATCCTAATGTTATGATCAAGGCTCAAAGTGAAGTGAGACGAGtttttaaaggaaaacaaagtTTCACTGAAGAAGATGTTGAAAACTTGACATACCTAAAGTTGGTGATTAAGGAAACATTAAGGATACATACACCAGCTCCTCTTCTTGGGTCTAGGGAATGTAGAGAGCAAACAGTTATAGATGGATACACCATACCTCTAAAGGCTCGAGTACTAGTCAATGCATGGGCACTAGCTAGAGACCCTGAAAGTTGGGATGATCCTGAAAACTTTATACCAGAAAGATTTGAGAATTCTTCTATAGACTTTATGGGAAATCATTTTGAGTATATTCCATTTGGTTCAGGACGAAGGGTGTGTCCAGGATTGTTACTTGGTTTTGCTAATGTTTTACATCCTTTAGCTCAGTTACTCTACCACTTTGAATGGCAACTACCTAATGGAACTAAACCGAAAGATTTGGATATGACTGAAACACATGGATTAACCGcggagaaaaaggaaaatctatatttaattgcCATAAATTACAAAAACATTGAAGATTTTTGA
- the LOC107021534 gene encoding germacrene C synthase-like — protein MKMFCVAPNCESTITGRRALINTNIHSYEANYVSFGVWPNFYSRRRKLMSQAMDHPSRHLADFEPTLWGHHFLSYTPQKTEISTQEKVEIDEYKEMMRKTLVETPDNSRGKLVLIDAIQRLGVAYHFHSEIEISIQNIFDSQLQSGNDDDNLLHVVALRFRLLRQQGHYISSDVFKQFMDHNGNFKEIFINDDVEGLLSLYEASHLRMHDEEILEEALIFTTTRLESLLPNLTNNSLKIQVIEALRQPIRKTVPRVGARKYIHIYENIESHNDLLLKFAKLDFNMLQKVHQDELNEISRWWKDLDIANKLPYAKDRFVESYFWIIGLSVEPQYSRLRRMLTKVVNMNSIVDDTYDAYGTHDELVLLTNAIERWDISAMDSLPPYMKIIYQELLNIYDEAEEVLAKEGKSNSVIYYAKNEWKKLTAAYMKESDWLNAGYIPKCDEYMKNAVITATCMLYVTNSLVGMDELYMTKENIEWLTNGLLVARSAAAICRCMDDISDHEVNQQRGHVASIVDCYIKQYGVSKEEAYVEIRKMVTNAWKDINKEFLFRKEVPFFVLELGLNFARLVDTTFGDGHDEYTSPKSETKKMLSLLLVESINI, from the exons atgaaaatgttttgtgTAGCACCAAATTGTGAATCAACTATTACTGGAAGGAGGGCATTGATCAATACTAATATTCATAGTTACGAAGCAAATTATGTAAGCTTTGGTGTTTGGCCCAATTTCTATTCCAGAAGAAGAAAATTGATGAGCCAAGCAATGGATCATCCTTCACGTCATTTGGCTGATTTTGAGCCAACACTTTGGGGGCACCATTTCCTCTCATACACTCCTCAAAAAACA GAAATTAGTACACAAGAGAAAGTTGAAATTGATGAGTATAAAGAGATGATGAGGAAAACGCTGGTGGAAACTCCTGACAATAGTAGAGGAAAACTTGTGTTGATAGACGCGATTCAGCGATTGGGAGTAGCGTATCATTTTCATAGTGAAATCGAAATTTCcattcaaaacatttttgatTCGCAACTACAGAGTGGGAATGATGATGACAATCTACTTCACGTTGTTGCTCTTCGTTTTCGACTGCTAAGGCAACAAGGCCATTACATCTCTTCTg ATGTATTCAAGCAATTCATGGATCATAACGGAAATTTCAAGgaaatatttattaatgatGATGTCGAAGGATTATTGAGTTTGTATGAAGCATCACATCTGAGAATGCACGACGAAGAAATTCTTGAAGAAGCTCTTATCTTTACTACCACTCGTCTCGAGTCCCTACTCCCCAACTTGACCAATAACTCACTTAAGATTCAAGTTATTGAAGCGTTACGCCAGCCTATTCGTAAAACAGTACCAAGGGTAGGAGCAAGAAAATACATACACATTTATGAAAACATCGAATCACATAATGatttacttttgaaatttgCGAAATTGGATTTTAACATGTTGCAAAAGGTGCATCAAGACGAGCTTAACGAGATATCaag GTGGTGGAAAGATTTGGATATTGCAAACAAATTACCATATGCAAAAGACAGATTTGTGGAGAGTTACTTTTGGATAATTGGATTGTCTGTTGAGCCACAATATAGTCGATTGAGAAGAATGTTAACAAAAGTAGTCAACATGAACTCTATTGTTGATGACACTTATGATGCTTATGGAACTCATGATGAACTTGTGCTTCTCACTAATGCAATTGAGAG ATGGGATATAAGTGCTATGGATTCATTACCaccatatatgaaaattatttatcaagAGCTTCTCAATATCTATGATGAAGCAGAAGAAGTATTGGCCAAAGAAGGCAAATCGAATAGCGTAATCTACTATGCAAAAAATGAG TGGAAAAAATTGACAGCTGCCTATATGAAGGAAAGTGATTGGTTGAATGCTGGCTATATTCCAAAAtgtgatgaatatatgaaaaatgCAGTAATAACAGCTACATGTATGCTTTATGTAACAAATTCTTTGGTTGGCATGGATGAATTATATATGACCAAAGAGAATATTGAGTGGCTAACCAATGGGCTTTTGGTTGCACGTTCTGCTGCAGCAATCTGTAGATGTATGGATGATATTTCTGATCATGAA GTTAATCAACAAAGAGGACATGTTGCTTCAATTGTTGATTGTTACATAAAACAATATGGAGTTTCAAAGGAGGAGGCATATGTTGAGATACGGAAAATGGTCACGAATGCATGGAAAGATATAAATAAGGAATTCCTTTTCCGTAAGGAAGTACCATttttcgttcttgaactaggtttAAATTTTGCGCGATTGGTAGATACAACTTTTGGAGATGGTCATGACGAATATACAAGTCCCAAATCCGAAACTAAAAAGATGCTTAGTTTGTTGCTCGTTGAATCCATCAATATATGA